One genomic window of Motacilla alba alba isolate MOTALB_02 chromosome 1, Motacilla_alba_V1.0_pri, whole genome shotgun sequence includes the following:
- the TGFBRAP1 gene encoding transforming growth factor-beta receptor-associated protein 1, which translates to MSVKAFKLVSAVEREMLMGDKNYINIECIECCGKNLYIGTNDCFIYHFLLDEKVSTAGKITFAATKQLHKYLGLKKPVSELKAASALTRLLVLCDNTITLVNMINLEPVPTGARIKGAVTFTLNENPVSGDPFCVEVCIISVKRRTIQMFMVFEDRVQIVKEVFTPEQPCAVAVDGYYLCLALTTQYIILNYNTGVSQDLFPYCSDEKRPIVKRIGRQEFLLAGPGGLGMFATVDGISQRAPVHWSENVIGAALCFPYVVALDDEFITVHSMLDQQQKQTLPFKEGHILQDFEGKVIVATNKGVYILVPLPLEKQIQDLLASHRVEEALVLAKGARRNIPKEKFQVMYKRILQQAGFIQFAQLQFLEAKELFRSGQLDVRELISLYPFLLPTSSSFIRSHPPLHEYADLNQLTQGDQEKMTKCKRFLMSYLNEVRSTEVANGYKEDIDTALLKLYAEANHESLLDLLVSENFCLLTDSAAWLEKHKKYFALGLLYHYNGQDAAALQLWVKIVDGDIQDSTRSDLYDYIVDFLTFCSDQELVWKYSEWILQKNEEVGVQIFTKRPLEEQEKNINPDDIISCLNKYPKAHVKYLEHLVLERKIQKEKYHTHLAVLYLEAILQLKSVTTDNCTETTELLLKLRSLLQKSDLYRIRFILDKIQGTDLHMESAILYGKLEEHEKALHILVHELKDFHAAEEYCMWNSENRDSQYRRRLFHMLLSVYLTPGPSDCALVMAAVDLLNNHAAEFDAGLVLQVVPDSWSVQLLSPFLAGAVRQSIHTKRMTQVALGLAQAENLIYKHEKVKQKGAPILLSDKKVCQVCQNPFCEPVFVRYPNGSMAHTHCAANRHLNSNVTHNSPTSSNQT; encoded by the exons ATGAGCGTTAAAGCTTTCAAGCTCGTTTCTGCTGTTGAGCGGGAGATGTTAATGGGAGACAAAAATTACATCAACATCGAGTGCATTGAGTGTTGTGGGAAGAACCTCTATATTGGAACCAATGACTGCTTTATCTATCACTTCCTGTTGGATGAAAAGGTatccacagctggaaaaataacttttgctGCCACCAAGCAACTACACAAATACCTGGGTTTGAAGAAGCCTGTGAGCGAGTTGAAAGCAGCCTCTGCCCTCACAAGACTGCTTGTGCTGTGTGACAACACTATAACACTAGTGAACATGATCAACTTGGAACCTGTCCCCACTGGTGCTAGGATCAAAGGAGCTGTGACATTCACACTGAATGAAAACCCTGTGAGTGGGGATCCTTTCTGCGTTGAAGTTTGCATTATCTCAGTCAAGCGTCGGACCATTCAAATGTTCATGGTGTTTGAAGACAGAGTCCAGATAGTGAAGGAAGTGTTTACCCCAGAACAaccctgtgctgtggctgtagATGGTTACTACTTATGCCTTGCCCTTACTACACAGTATATAATTTTGAATTACAATACTGGCGTCTCCCAGGACCTATTTCCTTATTGCAGTGACGAGAAACGGCCAATTGTGAAAAGAATAGGCAGACAAGAGTTTCTGTTGGCTGGCCCTGGAGGCCTAG GCATGTTTGCTACTGTAGATGGGATTTCACAGCGTGCCCCAGTGCACTGGTCAGAGAACGTGATTGGGGCAGCTTTGTGCTTTCCTTATGTGGTTGCTCTCGATGATGAGTTTATTACGGTGCACAGCATGCTGGACCAGCAACAAAAGCAAACCCTGCCTTTTAAAGAAGGTCACATTCTACAGGACTTTGAAG GAAAGGTGATTGTTGCTACTAACAAGGGTGTGTATATCTTGGTGCCACTACCTTTGGAAAAACAGATTCAGGATCTTCTAGCTAGCCACAGAGTGGAAGAAGCCCTTGTTCTAGCAAAAGGAGCTCGAAGGAATAttccaaaagagaaatttcag GTAATGTACAAACgaatcctgcagcaagcaggTTTTATACAGTTTGCACAGCTTCAGTTCCTTGAAGCAAAAGAACTCTTCAG AAGCGGCCAGCTTGATGTCCGGGAGCTGATCTCTCTGTACCCCTTCCTGTTGCCTACTTCCTCTTCATTTATCCGGTCTCATCCTCCTCTGCATGAGTATGCAGACCTGAACCAGCTGACCCAAGGGGACCAGGAGAAGATGACAAAATGCAAACGATTCCTCATGAGTTACTTGAATGAAGTCCGCAGCACTGAGGTTGCAAATGGCTACAAGGAGGATATTGACACAGCTTTACTCAAGCTGTATGCAGAGGCAAATCATGAAAGCCTGCTGGATCTCCTAGTTTCAGAGAACTTCTGTCTTTTAACAGATAGCGCTGCCTGgctggaaaaacacaaaaa GTATTTTGCACTTGGTCTCCTGTATCACTACAACGGTCAGGATGCTGCAGCACTTCAG TTATGGGTGAAAATAGTTGATGGAGACATTCAAGATTCTACACGTTCAGATCTCTATGACTACATAGTAGACTTCCTTACATTCTGCTCAGACCAAGAGCTAGTGTGGAAGTATTCTGAATggattttacaaaaaaatgaagag GTTGGTGTACAGATTTTCACTAAAAGGCCTTTggaagaacaggagaaaaacattAATCCAGATGATATCATCAGTTGCCTTAACAAATATCCTAAAGCACATGTCAAATATCTAGAACATCTagtactggaaagaaaaatacag AAAGAAAAGTACCATACTCATCTAGCTGTCTTGTACTTGGAGGCAATACTTCAGCTAAAATCTGTGACCACAGATAATTGTACAGAAACAACTGAACTGCTGTTGAAACTTCGCAGTCTGCTTCAGAAATCTGATCTTTATAGAATTCGCTTTATTTTAG ACAAAATCCAGGGCACAGACCTTCATATGGAGAGTGCAATTTTATATGGGAAACTAGAAGAACACGAGAAGGCTTTGCATATCCTTGTCCATGAGTTGAAGGACTTCCATGCTGCTGAAGAGTACTGTATGTGGAACTCTGAGAACAGAGACTCGCAGTACAGGCGGAGGCTTTTCCATATGCTGCTGTCAGTGTATTTAACTCCAGGCCCTTCAGACTGTGCGCTCGTCATGGCTGCTGTGGATCTCTTGAATAACCACGCTGCGGAATTTGATGCAGGTCTGGTTTTGCAGGTGGTGCCTGACAGCTGGTcagtgcagctcctctccccattCCTGGCTGGAGCAGTGAGACAAAGCATTCACACCAAAAGAATGACTCAGGTGGCACTTGGGTTAGCACAAGCTGAAAATTTAATCTACAAGCACGAGAAG GTTAAACAAAAAGGAGCCCCGATTCTTCTTTCAGACAAAAAAGTGTGTCAGGTGTGCCAAAATCCTTTCTGCGAGCCTGTGTTTGTAAGATACCCCAATGGGAGTATGGCCCACACGCACTGTGCTGCAAACAGACATCTCAATTCCAATGTGACTCATAACTCTCCCACCTCCAGCAATCAGACTTGA
- the C1H2orf49 gene encoding ashwin, with protein sequence MAAQGRARGGGGGSEEECGSGRSESELLLLHPELLSEEFLRLTLEQKNILGENDVKMDKDGLTDLYIQHAIPLPQRDLPKSRWGRMMEKKRQQNDLKSEKKSVTAVEGLRKRPLIVFDGNSTSTSIKVKKTENGAAERLKPPPAGSTTNTVRRLSVPSNASTYLSASSLSEDAKLGIRNNEAQRNNISKTDSSVLTGLKVYPLSPIAGTTVVKLKRSVPKEESDLPNDLKPSEAKKKIQHVTWP encoded by the exons ATGGCGGCGCAGGGAAGAGCCCGAGGGGGTGGCGGCGGTAGCGAGGAGGAGTGCGGGTCTGGGCGCTCGGAGTCGGAGCTGCTGTTACTGCATCCGGAGCTGCTCTCGGAGGAATTCCTGCGGCTCACCCTGGAGCAG aaaaatatattaggTGAAAATGATGTAAAGATGGACAAAGATGGACTCACTGATCTCTATATTCAACATGCCATTCCCCTGCCTCAGCGTGACTTGCCAAAAAGTAGATGGGGGAGaatgatggaaaagaaaagacagcaaaatgacttgaaaagtgagaagaaaag TGTTACAGCAGTGGAAGGTTTAAGGAAACGGCCATTAATTGTATTTGATGGCAATTCTACAAGTACAAGCATAAAGGTGAAAAAGACGGAGAACGGAGCTGCTGAGCGCCTGAAGCCTCCTCCAGCTGGAAGCACCACCAACACAGTCAGGAGATTATCAGTTCCTTCCAATGCCTCAACATACCTTTCAGCCTCCAGTTTGTCAGAGGACGCTAAGCTGGGAATAAGGAATAATGAGGCTCAGCGGAACAATATTTCAAAGACTGACAGCAGTGTGTTGACTGGTCTGAAGGTTTACCCTTTGTCTCCAATAGCAGGAACTACTGTTGTGAAGTTAAAGAGGTCTGTTCCGAAAGAGGAATCTGATTTGCCG